One Columba livia isolate bColLiv1 breed racing homer chromosome 29, bColLiv1.pat.W.v2, whole genome shotgun sequence genomic window, GGGCTGCACCCCGGCACCACCGACCAGGACCTGGTCAAGCTCTGCCAGCCGTGAGTGGGGTCGGGGgggtccccgctgtccccccccacagcccccgcTGGGCGCTGAACCCCCCGTTTCCCCCCCCAGCTACGGGAAGATCGTTTCCACCAAAGCCATCCTGGACAAGACAACCAACAAGTGCAAAGGTTGGGGGAGGCTGTGGGGGTGGTAagaggggtctgggggggggtctggggggggggTCGCTCTCATTTCtggctgtgtgtccccccccccccccattcaGGTTACGGCTTCGTCGACTTCGACAGCCCCACGGCGGCTCAGAAAGCGGTGACGGCGCTGAAGGCCAGCGGGGTGCAGGCGCAGATGGCCAAGGTACGGCAcatcctgcccccccccccaagaCACCCAGACACCCCCCCTGGGCACCACGGGGTCCAGacacccccctgacccccccccacagcagcaggagcaggacccCACCAACCTGTACATCTCGAACCTGCCGCCCGGGGTGGAcgagcaggagctggaggcgCTGCTGAAACCCTTCGGGACCGTGGTGTCCACCCGCATCCTGCGCGACCCCCACGGGGCCAGCCGCGGCGTGGGCTTCGCACGGTATGGGGGGGCcacgtggggctgggggggccgcggggtgacctgtggggctggggatgcctGGGAGGATGGGGGATGCTAGGGGGCTGCATGGATATGGGGtgtctgggggggtccccatggGTATGGAGGGGGGTCCACACGGGTCTTGGGGGAGCCACACGGGGCTGGGAGGCTCAGGTGGGCTCTGctggggggggcacagggcagcgTGTGGGCCTGGGGGTGCCCAGGATGATGGGGGAATGCTGGGGGGTCCCCATGGGTATGGAGGGGGGTCCACACGGGTCTTGGGGGAGCCACACGGGGCTGGGAGGCTCAGGTGGGCTCTgctgggggggcacagggcagcctGTGGGCCTGGGGGTGCCTGGGATGATGGGGGAATGCTGGGGGGGGTCCACATGGTTCTGGGGGGTCCacatgggggtgggggggcaggtGGGTTTTGCTGGGGAATACAGGGtagcaggtggggctgggggtgcctgGGATGATGTGGGATACTGGGGGGGGTCCACATGGGTCTGGGGGGTCCgcatgggggtgggggggacaggtGGGCTTTGCTGGGAGGGGTAGTGGGCAGCCTGAGGGGTGGGGGTGGCCAGGAGGAAGGGGGGTGCTTGGGGGGCTCCATAGGGCTGGGGGGATCCATAGGGGCCTGGGGAGGCCCACACAGGGTGGGGGGGGTCGGGGGGCCCCGTGCGCGGCCCCggcccagccccgctccccccagCATGGAATCCACGGAGAAGTGCGAGGCCGTCATCACCCACTTCAACGGGAAGTACATCAAGATGCCCCCGGGGGGTGCCAGGTGAGCTGGGGGGGGGTCATGAGGCACTGGGGGGGGGTCTGGGTGGCAGCTCACAGCTCTGATTGTCCCCCCccttccccacagccccccgGACCCGCTGCTCTGCAAGTTCGCGGACGGGGGGGCAGAAGAAGCGACAGAGCCAGAGCAAGTTGTGCCCAACGGGAGAGCGTGGGCGCGGGACGGCGACACGGTGagggggggccggggcggggggacacacaccccacagctgctgggggggatgtggggtAGCACTGACGCATTTGCCCCCCCAGAACACCGTGACCTTGGCCTATGACCCCGCGACAGCGCTGCAGAATGGGTGGGTGACCCCCAGACCCTGGTGTGGGGGGGTGCTAgttgtgccccccccccccacccctgaCTCCCCCACCCGCAGGTTCTACCCGGCACCCTATGGCCTGGCCCCCAGCCGCATGATCGCCCCCCCCGCACTGCCCTACCTGCCCCTCCCCCGTCTCCTCCTACCAGGTatggggggtgcaggggtttgggagGGGGTGTCCCCTGCagggggaggggtggggggctTGGGGAGTCCCCGCCTGCTCCCACCCCCCCTCAATGCTGCTGCAGGTTCACGGCCCTGCCTGGATGCACCAATCGTACCTCGTGCAACCCACGGTGAGCCCCCGCCCCCGCGTGCCCCGCCCCCGCGTGCCCCGCCCCCGCGTGCCCCGCCCCCGCGTGCCCCGCCCCCGCGTGCCCCGCCCCCGCGTGCCCCGCCCCCGCGTGCCCCGCCCTTACATCTTTCCAGGCCCCACCCCAGTTTGCAGCCACACCCTGTGCTCCGCTGCCATGGCCCCGCCCCATTCGGGCATGCCCCGCCCACTGCTGCCTTGACCCCACCCCATTCGGGCATGTCCCGCCCACTGCTGCCTTGACCCCCGCCCCATTTGGGCATGCCCCGCCCACTGCTGCCTTGAACCCGCCCCATTCTGGCGTGCCCCGCCCACTTCTGCCATGACCCCGCCCCATTCAGCCATGCCCCCGCCCACTGCTCCATGACCCGCCCCATTCGGGCACCTCCCGCCCACTGCTGCCATGGCCCCCGCCCCATTCGGGCATGCCCCACCCACTGCTACCACCGCCCCACCCACTGCTGTCATGGCCCCGCCTCTTCTGCCATGCCCTGTCCCTTCTGCTATGGCCCCACCCCTTCGAGCATGCCCCGCCCACCACTGCCATGGCCCCACCCCATGGCCCCGCCCCACCTGCACCCTGGGGCTCCCTGGCCCCTGTGTATCCCCCAAACCtgggtccccacagccccagtaTACCCCTGTGCCCACTTCCCCATCGCCGTGTTCCCCCCTGACCCGTGTCTTCCCCCCATCCCTGTATCCCCCCGCCACGtcctcccccatccccatgtccccctggcCCATGTCCTCCCCTCCACCCCTGtatcccccccgtgtccccccgccccgtccccccgtgccccccgcTGATGGGCCATGCAGGGCGCGGTTCTGGCCCCCCGCTGTGGACCACGCCgtccccctccagccctccGTGGTGGCCCCCCTGGCCCAGCAGCTCGGCCACCTCTCTCTAGGCAGCGCCGGCACGGTAAGACCCCCCCGCCTTTAAACCCCCCTATTTTCACCTCCCAagacccccctgaccccccattcaccgcccccccccacccagtacgtccccgccgccgcccgtcCCCGGCGCCTTCATCCCGCCGTACCCGCCGGTGCCGCCCGCGGCTGCCGCTGGAGGTGAGTGGGGGGGGTGtctgggcggggggggggggctggggggagtTTGGGGGGGTTCTTGGGGGGGGTCTCAGACCCACCTGCCCCCTCCCCGCAGGACGGCAGCGCCGCCCCGGCCCACGGCCCCATCGAGTCGCCGTCTGAACCCGGCGCCTTCCCCTACCCCTACCCCAAGtagtgggggggggggcgccgGCCCGAGGGGACCCCCGGACTGCGGGAGGGGCTGGACCgggaccccccccaccccatcactGCTGCCTGGGGATGGACCCTGACCCGGGAGGGGGGGGCCCGTCCCTGTTCTGGGGGGTCAcgctgcccccccccccgcccacccaccccccccccccggagggttttttttttcctcctgagtTTTCTaaaaaactaaaagcaaaaaaaaaaaaaaaaaaaagcaaaaaaagataaaaaagaggcaaaaccaACAAACGCTGccccgggggggccggggggcccCGGCCGCCCCCCCCTCGTGCTTCCAGGGCGCCGCCCCCCCCCCTCACCTCCCCCTCGCCGCGGTGCCCCCCCGTGCCTTCTGCTGCCCGGTGCGGCTGCTGCCCCTGgctgggggatgggggggacacacacacaccatggtgacccccccccccccccccagcccccccaccGTGGGGTGCGGTCCCCGGGCACCAGCCCCCCCGCAGGGCCGGGGGTGCTgcccccccatcccccttcccccccccgcagcCATTCCTGCCCCCGTGGGCGTGGGCTGGGGTCTGCAtgctgcccccccccccgcccaaaCCCCGGCCCGGGGGGGGCAGGACAAGTGCAataacccccccccccacctccatGGGCACCCTGAGGGTCAACCAGGCACTTTAGAGTCCCTCCCCCCCTACCCCCCAGCGACAATCACGGGGGGGCCCCGGGGGTGGCTCTTGCAACCAAAGATTGAGGGAgcgttggggggggggggtgagtTGCCCcgaccccccccgccccggcttCGCAACCCCCGCGCTGtgggtctgtctgtccgtccgtccctccccagagcagggggtcagccgcccccccccccaatttgCTTCCAGCTCAGGGGCCACCGTGccccccccccagctctgcccagggcCTCCCGGTTCTTCCATCCCCCCACCAGgagtccccagcccccccggggccacagggacccccccacaCATCTACCTCACCCCACAGCTCAGTGTTcagcctggggtggggggggcagggggctgTGGCCCTTTgtcccccccactttggggtgaCACCCCCCCCCGGTTTCCAGCCATCACCcacttttccccccttccccccgtTGCTGCTACTGCCCGGCCCCCCCGGGCACAGCCCCTTTGGTTGGGGGGCACTGGCCCCCCCAGGAAGGAACCAAAGAGGGAGACCCACAGCTGCCCCccgcccagggctggggggcccTGGGACGCCCCCCCTGCTGCAAGGTGGGGGGGGGTCACCGATTGCCGGGGTTCCCCTcgtttggggaggggggtgcTTGAGCTGCAGAGGAGAAGCCGAGGccccccccaggccccccccCTTTTAATTTATACGTAGCGCATTTTGTACAGGTTTTtaagttgcttttttttaaaagaaaaaagaaattctccAGAGGTTTCTagttttgtatttcttcctcctgcttcCGCGCTCGGCCCCcccgaccccccccccccccccgataAACACCCCCCCGATAAACCCCCCTCAATAACCCCCCTCCttcaaggtttgttttttgttttgtttttaaataaaaaaggcaagaaaagcaaatgcttctgttgtgtggggagagggaggtgtGGGGGGGTCCTCACAGCCCCCCAGAGGTGTCCCCGCcccccagaatcacagaatgtcaccctttccatcttgatccccagcaatgagtcccccctcagtctcctcttgtccagctccagagccccagctccctcagcctttcctcacacgggagatgctccactccctccagcatcttggtggctgcgctggactctctccagcagttccctgtcctgctggaactgaggggccacagctggacacaatattccaggtgtggtctccccagggcagagcagaggggcaggagaacctctctgacctactgaccacccccttctaacccaccccaggtcccattggcttcctggccacaagggcccagtgctggccgagcccacagcacccgggattcccagctggtctcccatccaagtaccaACCGGGCctgaccctgcttagcttccaagggcattctcagggtgctatggctgtatatattatatgttccccaagtatatcctgataATATCTGAACTAATCCCTTTTTCCAagggctgagcagaggggcaggagaacctctctgaccccCCCCCGCGCTTCTAAcccccccccaggtcccattggcttcctacACAAGGGCCAGTCCTGGCTCAtgctcaccctgctgtccccaggacccccaggtccctttcccctacactgctctctaataggtcgttcTCCAACTTATACTTAGCCCCTCCAAAGTGCGTTCCCCCCCCCACCAAAGCATGCCCCCCCCCATAGATGCTCCAACCACCATCTGTTTATCAAACGTGAGTAGTTTATTCTCGAACGCGACACGCGGGGGGGTCCTACAGCTCGTGGGGACATCGACAGGCAATGGGGAGGTgaggtggggtggggtggggggggacacacaaaGCAGCGCCCCCCCCACTCCCCGCCacccccttttcctcctttaaacCTTATTAAAAATGAGATTGGTCctaaaaatatagaaagaaataaatttaaattcaCAAAACCCTGTACATTATCAAAAAGTCACTAAAACCACACGGCTGGGTCTAAAAAAGGCGgccgggggtggggggtgcagtgACActgtcccccctccccccaaaccTGTGGTACCGGCCGTGGGGGGGAGGGGTGTTAAACTTGGGGGGGGGGAATGAACACGAGAACAACACGGAGACGTCGAAACCACCCGAAAAACCCGCGAACTGGGGACAGCGCAAGgtactgaaaatataaatattctgCTCATAGAAACGGCTCCGAGCGACCCCCCCCCGGCAACCAAATACAATAAACGCTTTCTGAGGTTACTCATAGAAAAAAGgctactttgctttttttttgggggggtgggggggtgggggggcggcCGTGCCCCCCCGCCCAGGTAGGTGAGTTGTTTCAGTGCTCGGGGGGAAGGGGGATGCGCCCGGGACCCCCCCAACCGCCCCGAACCCCCAGAGCGAGTACCCGTAATATCCTGGCCAGGGGGAGGcgggaggagggggggggggtgagggggggtgggtggggggggACAACCCTCCCCACGctgtgccccccccaccccggcttGTTGGGGGGGCAACACCCGCCTGAGGCATCAAGTCCAtggtggggtgggggtgggggtgtcCCTGAGGGGTCCCAgttggggtggggaggggggggtgggggggggccGGGCTCTTCCTGAGAGGCAGCAAAGGGGCTGCCAGGgcccccccgctgcccccccccccacttcccccccAGGTTTGGTCCCTGGAGCCAGGTGGGGACCCCCCTCCCCATAAAGTGTCTGCGCAGGGGGGGGCTAAGTCCACTTTACTGGCCAGTAACACATGTCGGACACATTCACTATGAACTATTGCTATTATTAAATATtccggggaggggcggggcggggggggggggtgtgtggaatttgcttctttttatattgggggggggcatgggggggggtgcttctgtttttaattagaaaataaaactttaaaaagaaataaagaaaaaaaaacacctctttttttgttttctttttggcgTACACAGTCTGTGAGTTtgtggtgctggggggggggggggtgtcaaaaattggggtggggggggcccCGCAGGATCAGCAGGCAGCGAGAGCAGCTCCAGAGGAGTCAGTTCtggggggggtgtggggggtgcgggggggacCCCGACCCCAGGGCGGGctgggggggcgcgggggggcccCTCACGGGTCGAGGGGGGGTTTTCCCTGATAAAACTCTTCCCACCGGCTCTGGAAGAAGCTGCGCATGGCGTGGCCGGCGCGGCCCACGGCCGAGTCGTCCTCGTTGAACGTCCGGCAGTTGTCGAACACCAGCGCCGCGTCCGCCGCGAACTCCGCCGAGCTCGAGTACCTGCGGCAACGGGGGGGGCGGGAGGTGACCCCCAAACCCGGGAGAGGACCCCAGCCCTAAAGGGGAACCCCAGCCCTAAAGGGGATCCCCAGCCCTAAGAGCCAGGAAGGAATCCCCAGGATGAGGAAAGACCCCCAAGGGGGGAATCCCCATCTCAggtgggggggaggggtggGAATCCCCATCTCCAGGGGGGGAACCCCAACACACAGGGGGAATTCCCAAAATCAGCAAGGAACCCCCAGGCCCTGGAAAGATCCTGAGGGGGGGAATCCCCATCTCGAGGGGGGGAATCCCCATCTCGAGGGGGGGAAAATCCCCATCTCAGGGGGGGGAACCCCAACAGTAGGAGGGACCCCCAAACAAAGGAGGGAACCTCCAGGCCCTAGAAAGACCCCCAGGGGGGGAATCCCCATCTTGGGGGGAGAACCCCAACAGCAGGAGGGACCCCAATCTGCAGAGGGAATCCCCAAAACACAGGAGAGGGAACCCCCAGGCCCAGGATAGAACCCCAGGGGGTGATCCCCATCTCCAGGGGGGCAACCCCAACACACAGAGGGAATCCCCAAACGTAAGAGGGAACCCCCAGGCCCTGGAAAGATCCCCAGGGGGGGATTTCCCCATCTCCAGGGGGGATCCCCAGACCCAAGAGGGACCCCCCAGGCCCAGGAAAGACTCCCAAGGGGTGATCCCCAGCTCCAGGGGGGAATCCCAGCACCAGGAGGGACCCCAAATCTATAAGTAGGGGACCCCAGCCCCAGGAAGGATCTCCAGTGGGGAATCCCCATCTCCAAGGGGGGGAGAATCCCCATCTCCAAGGGGGGGGGAATCCCAGCACTAGGAGGGACCCCAAATCTCTAGGGGAGGGACTGCAAGCTACAGGGGGGATCCCCAAACCCAGGAAGGATCTCCAGGGGGGAATCCCCATCTCCAAGGTGGGGGGGAATCCCCACTTCCAAGGCGGGGGGGAAAATCCCAGCACTAAGAGGGACCCCAAATCTCTAGGGGAGGGATTGCAAGCTGCAGGGGGGATCCCCAAACCCAGGGGGGATCCCAATCCCCAGGGGCCACCCCCAACCCCCGCTCACCCGCCCCGCAGCAGCCTCGTGCGCATGGTGGCGAAGTCCATGGGGTTCTTGATGACCTTACGGTAGCCGGGGACCAGGCGGGGGTTGACGGGCTCCAGGAAGGGCCACGCGTCCTCGTGCGACTCCATCTCCATCAGGATGATcctggggggagggggaagattACATGAGGTCAGCGGGAGCCCCCCCGGACGCCCCCGCGCCCCCCAGGCCC contains:
- the RBMS2 gene encoding LOW QUALITY PROTEIN: RNA-binding motif, single-stranded-interacting protein 2 (The sequence of the model RefSeq protein was modified relative to this genomic sequence to represent the inferred CDS: inserted 2 bases in 1 codon; deleted 3 bases in 3 codons), translated to MLLSVPPRSALPALTYNKGGKKQPYVPPAQPLGPPSPSPAGGGTDQLSKTNLYIRGLHPGTTDQDLVKLCQPYGKIVSTKAILDKTTNKCKGYGFVDFDSPTAAQKAVTALKASGVQAQMAKQQEQDPTNLYISNLPPGVDEQELEALLKPFGTVVSTRILRDPHGASRGVGFARMESTEKCEAVITHFNGKYIKMPPGGASPPDPLLCKFADGGAEEATEPEQVVPNGRAWARDGDTNTVTLAYDPATALQNGFYPAPYGLAPSRMIAPPALPYLPSPVSSYQVHGPAWMHQSYLVQPTGAVLAPAVDHAVPLQPSVVAPLAQQLGHLSLGSAGTYVPAAAXVPGAFIPPYPPVPPALPLEDGSAAPAHGPIESPSEPGAFPYPYPK